A single Anatilimnocola floriformis DNA region contains:
- a CDS encoding peptidoglycan-binding domain-containing protein has product MLKSQLFRGDTRLQAAADSNPGHIVPGDRGEHVKKIQLALNQLDNAGLNPDGIYGQKTANAVLAYKQKRGIINHTYQNEADNIVGIMTMKALDEELPPAGDDGGGEVAFVGMSASGVCEVEGAKKGSGPQQTQQPSAKTLIAIPLLEPKVRIVIAAATFKLNSADQFVKSNEKLVIPTGPFQANARSAVKLLIDVFSLDKHKNPRPGFENIRRVFFNMNVALNRSFETDPLIAPLLFVPNTLVSQEKVAFAYTSAGGAFLKSSKTKLKGLGVPADRIYICDALMKENELFQISTMVHELAHFVSGQPILISHDHGVPKGGQFLKGAKDKLDKITPEAKLRSPEHYAFFAMIAGFKRLDTD; this is encoded by the coding sequence ATGCTTAAGTCGCAGCTTTTCCGGGGAGACACCAGGCTCCAAGCGGCAGCCGATTCCAATCCCGGTCACATCGTGCCAGGCGATCGGGGCGAGCATGTGAAAAAGATTCAGCTCGCGCTCAATCAGCTCGACAATGCCGGCCTCAATCCCGACGGCATCTATGGGCAAAAAACGGCGAATGCCGTGCTCGCCTACAAACAGAAACGCGGGATCATCAACCACACTTATCAGAATGAAGCCGACAACATCGTCGGCATTATGACGATGAAGGCGCTCGACGAGGAGTTGCCACCAGCGGGTGACGATGGAGGAGGTGAAGTCGCGTTTGTGGGAATGTCGGCCAGCGGAGTGTGCGAAGTCGAAGGAGCGAAAAAGGGGAGTGGCCCGCAGCAAACTCAACAACCCAGCGCGAAGACGCTGATCGCGATCCCCTTGCTAGAGCCCAAGGTGCGGATCGTGATTGCAGCCGCGACGTTCAAGCTCAACTCGGCTGATCAATTCGTCAAAAGCAACGAAAAGCTCGTCATCCCCACGGGCCCTTTCCAGGCCAATGCCCGCAGCGCCGTGAAGTTGCTCATCGACGTCTTTAGCCTCGACAAGCACAAGAATCCGCGGCCCGGATTCGAGAACATCCGCCGCGTCTTCTTTAACATGAATGTCGCTCTCAATCGTAGCTTCGAGACCGATCCGTTGATTGCCCCGCTACTGTTCGTGCCGAACACGCTGGTCTCGCAGGAAAAGGTGGCCTTTGCCTATACCTCGGCGGGCGGCGCCTTTCTCAAGTCGTCGAAGACGAAACTCAAAGGCCTCGGCGTTCCGGCCGATCGCATCTACATCTGCGATGCGTTGATGAAGGAGAATGAGCTGTTTCAAATTTCCACGATGGTGCACGAGCTGGCTCACTTCGTCAGCGGTCAACCGATCTTGATCTCTCACGATCATGGCGTGCCCAAGGGCGGACAGTTTCTCAAAGGAGCCAAGGACAAGTTGGACAAAATCACTCCCGAAGCCAAGCTGCGCAGCCCCGAACACTACGCCTTCTTTGCGATGATCGCGGGATTTAAACGGCTGGATACAGATTGA
- a CDS encoding RluA family pseudouridine synthase: MSADELNETPQELVVDEVDSGARLDAYLAKVFPKYSRMQLRRIIGAGGVRVNNAGTKVSHRLHTGNRVSIFLPQMPTAGPNPENIPLHILFEDDQLLAINKPPAMVVHPSRGHWSGTLTSALAFHFDQLSTAGGAHRPGIVHRLDRDTSGVMVVAKNDTCHFALAEQFADRTTAKEYIAITVGAPDRDRDMIDKPIGIHPYQREKMAIRSGHETSREAQTFYEVQERFRGFAIVKMLPKTGRTHQIRVHLSHIGHPVLCDRLYGGRADIKRGEFSGDLTDQEIVLGRQALHAHRIQIRHPISKELMEFVAPIPADMQGTIDVLRELRKR, from the coding sequence ATGTCCGCAGACGAGCTGAATGAAACGCCGCAAGAACTTGTCGTCGACGAAGTGGACAGCGGGGCGCGGCTCGATGCTTATCTAGCCAAGGTGTTTCCGAAATACAGCCGCATGCAACTGCGGCGAATTATCGGCGCCGGCGGTGTGCGCGTGAACAATGCCGGGACAAAGGTTTCGCATCGGCTGCATACGGGCAATCGCGTCTCGATCTTTCTGCCGCAGATGCCCACCGCGGGACCGAACCCCGAGAACATTCCGCTGCACATCCTCTTCGAGGACGATCAACTGCTGGCCATCAACAAGCCGCCAGCCATGGTCGTGCATCCCTCGCGCGGCCATTGGTCCGGCACGCTGACGAGCGCGCTGGCCTTTCATTTCGATCAGCTCAGCACGGCCGGCGGCGCCCACCGGCCCGGCATCGTCCATCGGCTCGACCGCGACACGAGCGGCGTGATGGTGGTGGCGAAAAACGACACCTGCCACTTCGCCCTCGCCGAACAGTTCGCCGATCGCACCACGGCCAAGGAATACATCGCCATCACCGTCGGCGCTCCCGACCGCGATCGCGACATGATCGACAAGCCGATCGGCATTCATCCTTATCAGCGCGAAAAAATGGCCATCCGCAGCGGCCATGAAACGAGCCGCGAAGCGCAAACCTTCTACGAAGTGCAGGAGCGCTTCCGCGGATTCGCCATCGTCAAGATGCTGCCGAAAACCGGCCGCACGCACCAGATCCGCGTCCACCTCTCCCACATCGGCCACCCAGTCCTCTGCGACCGCCTTTACGGCGGCCGCGCCGATATCAAACGGGGCGAATTCAGCGGCGACCTGACCGACCAGGAAATCGTCCTCGGCCGGCAAGCGTTGCACGCTCATCGAATTCAGATCAGACACCCGATCAGCAAAGAGCTGATGGAATTCGTCGCGCCGATTCCCGCCGACATGCAGGGGACGATTGATGTGCTGCGCGAGTTGCGAAAGCGCTAA
- a CDS encoding 2-isopropylmalate synthase, with protein MSLRTIKIFDTTLRDGEQSPGCSMNLQEKLELAAALVELGVDIIEAGFPIASPGDFESVREIAKSISGATICGLARCNDQDIDRAWEAVKGAADKRIHIFLATSAIHREFKLKMTREEIIQRAINGVTRGKKVCDDIEFSPEDAARTERDFLCQVVEAAINAGATTVNIPDTVGYATPQEYGSVIAMLKNRVPNIDKAVISTHCHNDLGLAVANSLAAVENGAGQIECTINGIGERAGNCSLEEVVMALKTREDYYQATTRIITPRLVPTSRQLSSITGLQVQRNKAIVGRNAFAHEAGIHQDGMLKERTTYEIMRPEDVGFQKTDLVLGKHSGRAALSDRAKSLGYVLTPDQLQPVFDEFKKLADKKKEVYDGDIIALIEHQLHGATSQEEWHLVTFEVACGTGRKPQVSLTLSRGGKETSATMTDGDGPIDAAFLATERITGVKVKCVEYQVRSATLGHDALGEVTLTVEHQGQKFRGRGVSTDTVEATVQAILAAVNRIVQGQGSTTRRVD; from the coding sequence ATGTCTCTCCGGACCATCAAAATCTTTGACACGACGCTGCGCGACGGCGAGCAATCGCCGGGCTGCAGCATGAACCTGCAAGAAAAACTGGAACTGGCCGCCGCCCTCGTCGAACTCGGCGTCGACATTATCGAAGCCGGTTTTCCCATTGCTTCGCCCGGCGACTTCGAGTCGGTGCGCGAAATCGCGAAGTCGATCAGCGGCGCCACGATCTGCGGCCTCGCTCGTTGCAACGATCAGGATATCGATCGCGCTTGGGAAGCCGTGAAGGGCGCCGCCGACAAGCGGATTCATATCTTCCTGGCCACCAGCGCCATTCATCGCGAGTTCAAACTCAAGATGACGCGGGAAGAGATCATTCAGCGCGCGATCAACGGTGTGACGCGTGGCAAAAAAGTGTGCGACGACATCGAGTTCTCACCTGAAGACGCGGCGCGTACCGAACGCGATTTTCTCTGCCAGGTGGTCGAAGCCGCCATCAATGCCGGCGCGACGACGGTCAATATTCCTGACACGGTTGGCTATGCCACACCGCAGGAATATGGCAGCGTCATCGCCATGCTGAAGAACCGCGTGCCGAACATCGACAAGGCAGTGATCAGCACGCACTGCCACAACGATCTTGGCCTGGCCGTGGCGAATAGCCTGGCTGCGGTCGAGAACGGCGCTGGCCAGATCGAATGCACCATCAACGGCATCGGCGAGCGGGCGGGCAATTGCTCGCTCGAGGAAGTCGTCATGGCGTTGAAGACGCGCGAGGACTACTACCAAGCCACGACGCGCATCATCACGCCGCGACTGGTGCCGACCAGTCGGCAGTTGTCGTCGATCACTGGCCTGCAAGTGCAACGCAATAAAGCCATCGTCGGTCGCAATGCGTTTGCTCACGAAGCGGGCATCCATCAAGACGGCATGCTGAAAGAACGGACCACCTATGAAATCATGCGGCCCGAAGATGTCGGCTTTCAAAAGACCGATCTCGTGCTGGGCAAACATAGCGGCCGGGCTGCCTTGTCGGATCGCGCGAAGTCGCTGGGTTATGTGTTGACGCCCGATCAGCTGCAGCCCGTGTTTGACGAGTTCAAGAAACTCGCCGACAAGAAAAAGGAAGTCTACGACGGCGACATTATTGCGCTGATCGAGCATCAGTTGCACGGCGCTACGTCACAAGAAGAATGGCACCTGGTGACCTTTGAAGTTGCCTGCGGCACCGGCCGCAAACCGCAAGTTTCGCTCACACTCAGCCGCGGCGGTAAGGAAACATCGGCCACAATGACCGATGGCGACGGCCCGATCGACGCGGCGTTTCTCGCCACGGAACGAATCACTGGCGTGAAAGTGAAATGCGTCGAGTATCAGGTTCGCAGCGCCACGCTCGGCCACGATGCGCTCGGCGAAGTCACACTGACCGTAGAGCACCAGGGCCAAAAGTTCCGTGGCCGCGGCGTCTCGACCGACACCGTCGAAGCGACGGTGCAGGCAATTCTCGCCGCCGTGAACCGCATCGTGCAGGGCCAAGGGAGCACGACGCGGCGCGTGGATTAA
- a CDS encoding 3-keto-disaccharide hydrolase has protein sequence MSRFFTFAALLGGLLLATVAVAGPTYTDPEKTDKDFAIQGEYAGKIKDDSGNEVEVGVQVIALGGGKFKAVGYPGGLPGDGWNKQEKVEAEGELKDGAVTFEKDGGKGVIKDGVLKIVAAEQELGKLSKVNRSSPTLGAKPPEGAVVLFDGKSAAAFEGGKVSDDGLLLEGSTSKQKFGSYKLHIEFRTPYQPEDRGQGRGNSGVYMQGRYEVQMLDSFGLEGKMNECGGLYTVKDCDINMCFPPLAWQTYDIDYTAAKYDESGKAISPPKITVEHNGVVIHKDVALPTDRNTTAAPVKPGPEPGPVYLQNHGNPVRYKNIWVVEKK, from the coding sequence ATGTCTCGCTTCTTTACTTTTGCCGCACTTCTCGGCGGTTTGTTGCTGGCGACTGTCGCCGTAGCCGGGCCGACCTATACCGATCCGGAAAAGACCGACAAAGATTTTGCCATTCAAGGTGAATATGCCGGCAAGATCAAGGACGACTCGGGCAACGAGGTGGAAGTCGGCGTGCAAGTGATCGCCCTCGGCGGCGGCAAGTTCAAAGCAGTCGGCTATCCCGGCGGCTTGCCTGGCGACGGCTGGAATAAGCAAGAGAAAGTCGAAGCCGAAGGCGAACTCAAGGACGGCGCGGTCACGTTTGAAAAGGACGGCGGCAAAGGCGTCATCAAGGATGGCGTGCTGAAGATCGTCGCAGCCGAGCAAGAGCTGGGCAAACTCAGCAAGGTGAATCGCAGCAGCCCAACCCTCGGCGCCAAGCCGCCAGAAGGGGCCGTGGTCCTGTTCGACGGCAAGAGCGCCGCTGCTTTTGAAGGTGGGAAGGTCAGTGACGACGGCTTGTTGCTCGAAGGTTCGACGAGCAAGCAAAAGTTCGGTAGCTACAAACTGCACATCGAATTCCGCACGCCTTATCAGCCCGAAGATCGCGGCCAAGGTCGCGGCAACAGCGGCGTGTATATGCAAGGCCGTTACGAAGTGCAGATGCTCGATTCATTCGGCCTCGAAGGCAAAATGAACGAATGCGGCGGCTTGTACACGGTGAAGGATTGCGATATCAACATGTGCTTCCCGCCGCTGGCCTGGCAGACCTACGACATCGATTACACCGCGGCCAAGTATGACGAATCGGGCAAAGCTATCTCGCCGCCGAAAATCACCGTCGAGCACAACGGCGTGGTGATTCACAAGGACGTGGCCCTGCCGACCGATCGCAACACCACGGCAGCCCCCGTGAAGCCCGGTCCAGAACCGGGCCCGGTTTATCTGCAGAACCACGGCAACCCAGTACGCTATAAGAACATCTGGGTGGTTGAGAAGAAGTAG